In one Lycium barbarum isolate Lr01 chromosome 7, ASM1917538v2, whole genome shotgun sequence genomic region, the following are encoded:
- the LOC132603067 gene encoding peptidyl-prolyl cis-trans isomerase CYP28, chloroplastic yields MGCSTTLLPTTPPPLKPPSPNLNLTRRNLLFLSTTTLSLPTTPTLSTTLPPPPDTTITSRVFLDFSICPNYFTNRNLGDDLSNCQDSEKIGQLILGLYGNLVPTTVSNFKAMCTGSSGSSYKGTLVHKIFPGQFVLAGKQGRKDKGEVKAPMELIKNNESIESKAFVLEHSRSGVVSLALSENDDDDDVKFNTNYHNVEFLITTGPGPCPMLDGKNIVFGTVLEGLDVVTTIAAIPTYKPSENIRQYNDFAERIGDGRAKTARAIWNKPLKTVYISDCGELKVAKPTLSPSLP; encoded by the exons ATGGGTTGCTCCACCACCCTCCTCCCTACCACCCCACCCCCCCTTAAACCCCCCTCCCCCAACCTCAATCTCACCCGCCGCAACCTCCTCTTCCTGTCCACCACCACCCTATCCCTCCCCACCACCCCCACTCTCTCCACCACCCTACCCCCACCACCAGACACCACCATCACTTCACGTGTCTTCTTAGACTTCTCCATTTGTCCTAATTACTTCACTAACCGAAACCTCGGCGATGATCTCTCAAACTGCCAAGATTCGGAAAAGATTGGTCAATTAATCCTCGGACTATACGGGAACTTAGTTCCCACAACTGTCTCAAATTTTAAAGCAATGTGTACTGGTTCATCAGGCTCAAGTTATAAAGGCACTTTAGTCCATAAAATATTTCCAGGCCAGTTTGTTTTGGCGGGAAAACAAGGGAGGAAAGATAAAGGAGAAGTAAAGGCACCAATGGAATTAATCAAGAACAATGAGTCAATTGAAAGTAAAGCTTTTGTTTTGGAACATTCAAGAAGTGGGGTTGTTTCATTAGCTTTATCtgagaatgatgatgatgatgatgtgaagTTTAATACGAATTATCATAATGTGGAGTTCTTGATTACTACTGGACCTGGACCTTGTCCAATGCTTGATGGAAAGAATATTGTTTTTGGAACTGTTCTTGAAG GGTTGGATGTTGTGACAACTATAGCTGCCATTCCCACTTATAAACCATCCGAAAATATTCGACAGTATAATGATTTTGCTGAACGTATTGGAGATGGAAGAGCAAAAACTGCTCGCGCAATCTGGAATAAGCCACTCAAGACTGTTTATATCAGTGACTGTGGAGAACTCAAAGTAGCAAAGCCTACACTTTCTCCTAGCCTACCTTGA